A genomic region of Papaver somniferum cultivar HN1 chromosome 7, ASM357369v1, whole genome shotgun sequence contains the following coding sequences:
- the LOC113293324 gene encoding uncharacterized protein LOC113293324 yields the protein MLRIETHQEDKENKERKEENSMSMGGGGVLTRQTSKGAKINCLCSPTTHAGSFRCRFHRAHNSTNASFQRIKSIDTPTILRESPPAPKATNEHEIELPMNRN from the exons ATGCTCAGAATTGAGACTCATCAG GAAGACAAAGAGAACAAGGAAAGAAAGGAGGAGAATAGTATGTCAATGGGTGGTGGTGGTGTACTAACGAGACAAACATCGAAAGGAGCAAAGATCAATTGTCTATGCTCGCCAACTACACATGCTGGTTCATTTCGTTGCAGATTTCACCGTGCACACAACAGTACTAATGCAAGTTTTCAACGTATTAAAAGCATTGATACTCCAACGATTCTCCGCGAGTCACCTCCGGCTCCCAAGGCTACAAATGAACATGAAATTGAACTTCCCATGAACAGAAACTAG
- the LOC113295886 gene encoding uncharacterized protein LOC113295886, which produces MIERDKNINWNPPKRSQLKLNIDAAWISADLPAGFSLILRNDAEILEQGRAGAFTASTPEEAEELGLLQGAKWATEIGLSNFTIEGDCKNLFDYLNGNESYLEWQNIPILDEAVNELESCIIFWGFYFV; this is translated from the coding sequence ATGATAGAAAGAGATAAAAATATTAACTGGAATCCCCCTAAGAGATCCCAGCTGAAATTAAACATTGATGCAGCTTGGATCTCTGCTGATTTGCCAGcaggtttttctttaattcttaGAAATGATGCAGAAATTCTTGAACAAGGAAGAGCAGGAGCATTCACAGCCTCTACCCCTGAAGAAGCGGAAGAACTAGGACTGTTGCAGGGAGCAAAATGGGCGACAGAAATTGGTCTATCCAACTTTACAATAGAAGGAGATTGCAAGAACCTTTTTGATTACCTTAATGGAAATGAATCCTATTTAGAATGGCAAAACATACCTATCTTAGATGAAGCTGTCAATGAACTCGAGTCTTGTATTATTTTTTGgggtttttattttgtataa